taggacaggcagccccagactggctgggagcagggatgcagctctccatggattactgggacaggcagccccggactgcctgggagcagggatgcagctctgcatggattactgggacaggcagccccagactggctgggagcagggatgcagctctgcatggattactgggacaggcagccccagactggctgggagcagggatgcagctctgcatggattacagggacagacagccccagactggctgggagcagggatacagctctgcatggatgactgggacaggcagccccagactggatgggagcagggaagcagctctgcatggattactgggacaggcagccccagactggctgggagcagggatgcagctctgcatggattacagggacagacagccccagactggctgggagcagggatacagctctgcatggatgactgggacaggcagccccagactggatgggagcagggaagcagctctgcatggatgactgggacaggcagccccagactggctgggagcagggatgcagctctgcatggattacagggacagacagccccagactggctgggagcagggatacagctctgcatggatgactgggacaggcagccccagactggatgggagcagggaagcagctcggcatggattactgggacaggcagccccagactggctgggagcagggatgcagcgctgcatggattacagggacaggcagccccagactggctgggagcagggctgcagccctccatggatgactgggagaggcagccccagactggctgggagcagggatgcagctctccatgatccgtgatctggtggccagtgtggctacttaaaaaatacacttacgaacaatcaattaccacatatatttgaactgtgtagttccagccaggaccacctttctaaaatgcacagtgattggcaaattcaacatgcactagcatttcacatgcctgctaacaaaaataataaacaaacaagttctagtacatgagtgatgatcatcacgttactttttttgtcaagcttccaactgtttccatttcacatccccccaaccattacctcagtgggaaccttggtaacatcaatagataagagcacagccagccaataggaatacatattcattcctaagtgacctttactgacctgggaagtgtcaacaatttgtatcattttctgttggtgttcgtgagtttctggttccatttcccatccccccaaccatcacctcagtgtgaaccttggtaatatcaatagataagagggcagccagccaataggaatacatattcattcctaactgaccttcagtgacctggaaagtgtcaatttgtatcatcttctgttagtgcgcactaacgggagttagtgcgcactacagttagtgcgcactaacacgatttaacgatttttaacgatttttaacgataaatcgttagaatttctattgtattgtgttctataatgatttaagacgatattaacattatcggacaataattttaatcgttgaaaaacgattcacatccctattcactatgcacttgtccacatcatgatgcatctgccatttaaatgcccagtcttcctgcagttcctcacaatctgctgctgtccCAAACtcgaaaaaaatattttgtcatctgcaaatttggctacctcactcattcctttctccagatcatttatgaatatattaaatagcacAGACCCCAGTACAGACCActgaggtactccactaatgacttttcttcatttggaaaactgaccatttagtcctaccctctgttttcttttatccagtttccaattcacaataggacattgcctccaatCTCATGATCGCCTAACCTAACAtacatagtaacttagtaatgaGAGTAGAtaaagacaaaatggtccatccagtctgcccagtgagTTGCTCATGATAGTAGCTGCTGTTTCATGCAGGTTactctatgccttctgttaagggcagtagctgccattctgtgcaattacccccatgccttccaaTAAAAGTAGTAACGAGAAATCTTTCTTGAGAGACCTTGTAGCTGGATTTAGTAACTGGAGTTAAGGTCCataattgcagggttctggaatgaGTGCAGGTGCATGGACCACAGCTGAGAACTATctctgcaatgactgggctaggtGGTTTgggagctggaagcccaaagaagcaggaggaaacttccaggcccacaaaaaaaaagccccatgtgagcatcacacacttacacatgaatGACTGCACACAGctcagaagaaaagagagagaaagcaggattttaaAGACATGTTGCATGACCATAATAAAAGCTGCACAACATTTATTGCACAAATTATAGAGCTATAAGAAACACACAAGAAAGGAAATGTTGTGAAAAGCCACAAATATATGAATCCAAAGAGTCAAGCAACAAGAAAGTGGATATTTTGAATATATCCTGCTTTGGTGTGGTATTTCAGTATCACTGATCGAAAAGAGAgttttctgatttatttatacAGTAAGGGTTGCACATGCCAGGCTTTGTTAGTTCCCCACAGCAGGCTCTACCCCACTCCTCCATCTCTGGGCTCCACTCTGTCCCCGTAACCTTTGTTCTCTGATCAGATTGCTGATAAGATAGCAGGAAGTTTGGCACCAGCAAAGATTCTTAGCTAAGTCCTCTGGAACAATGAAAGTGGCTCCTGTTTTTCTGGTTTCTTGTGGATTTATTTCATTCCTGACTTGAGTCTGGTGATTTAAGATCCTGAAAGCTACTCCTGCATCGTCGCTCCCACAACTGTGAAACTTGGTAAGTCACTGCTCTACTTCTGACCTTTGCATGACAGTAGGCAATCACCACACTGATATGCATAAATCACATATCTTAaaccaggggtgctcaaaccggtcctacaCCCCACCcacccagttgggttttcaggatatccctaatgaatgtgcaagagaaatatttgcatacactggaggtagtgcatgcaaataatctcatacatattcattagggatatcctgcaaacccgactggctggagggAGGGCTccataggactggtttgagcacccctgccttAAACAACACAGGAGACTTAAAATGAGCCTTTACAGAAATCTACCTCGTTTTATATTCATAGCCAAGTGCTGTGTGGTGCTGAAGAACCAGTGGCTTTAAGAGCAGCCTGAGACCACCAGAAAACTTGTGACTTCCTGCCAGGCCCAAACACTCTTCTCTCCCACTGGTAGATTTAAGGAAAGTCCATAGCTACAGGAAAACCTGCAGTTCCCTGCTCAGCCAAATGCACTTTTCTCCCAAAAGACATCTTACCACCTCCAATCCTGCCCAAGCACAACATCTTATGCCCACTATTCTTGGCCTCTCTATCATCTTTATCCTCCCTTCTGCTACTGGCACCatcattcccctcccctctgttGTCCACTCCCATGGTCATCTCCCTGCTCAGCTTGTGGTGCTTCCCATAACTTGACTCAACATCAGATGACTGTATTTTTCCACTGCAAGTACTCCTTCACCTGGGCAGGTCCGCACCTCACTCAGTTACTTTGCCACATGAACCACTGCTGCCGAGGCCTGCTCCACTCTTTCCTGGCCCACCAAATAAAATGGTCATAAACCAGCCTCTTGCTACGATGACCTCACTTCCATCTCTACATGCTTCATATTTGTTTGGAACTCTGGTACAGCATGGGGATGTCAAACCCTGGTCCCCAAGGGCCACAGAAAAGTACAGACTAAGGCAGTCATTCCCATCCTAGTCCTCAAGGCTCACACAAGCTcagatttttagaatatccacaatgattatacCTGGAAAACACATTTATCCAGTGGGCCTCATGACCAGATAAGGATCCACTGGTTTAAGGTTTAAATATTGAACTGTAACTTTTACTTCTAAGCATCGGACGTGGTTCCCTTAACTGAGCTGGTAAGATatctttttttcttcccctccctcataTTGCTCTTTACCCCTCCTGCCCTATTAATTCAGCCTGTCATATGCTAAAAGTGGTCCTCACCATTAGGAAGCTGGCATAAATGTCCATCACATCCTGTCTTGCAGCATTTCATATGCATTGCACAATCAGAGTCAGATTTACAGCGGTGATCACAGTTCCCTAGTTCCATGTCTTTTGGTATTGGGCACACTCCAGGATGTTCTGAAAAGAGAAGCATTTTAAGATGTAATGTTTCAATATCATGATGAGACCTTatcctgaaaaagaaaaatcctccAACCACTCCTCAAAAAGCTTCTCAGCCTGGAGGATCTGAGTGAGCAATAAACATGGGGCCCTGCCAAGATCACAGGGAAGGACCTAGAACCCTAGGGGGAATCTAAGGAGCTAATATGGAACCAGGGCTTTTTCTTCCAGCATCAGGCTGAGAGATACAGTCAGGAAGGACAAAACGAGGCGACATCCCTGCATCCCCAAGTTAACCCTGTCCCCTGCAACCGGCCAAAGAGGTCATGGCATTATCTTCCTCCTTCCCACTGGCAGGAGGCCTAAGAGAGCAGTGCTCTTACCTGCTACTGCCTCATCTGCTGGCTGCTATCTACCATCTGAATGCATGGGACCTGCATGGTCAGACATCAGATAGCAGTGGACAGAGAGGCAACAGGTAAGAAATACCAGTTGCTCTTCTGATGCCTGTGGGTGGAAAAGGGTAAGATCacctgggaagagagagaaagagagaaacatggggagTGGAAATGGCAGAAAGGAAGGTATCAATGTGTGTACATTGggggaagaaaagaggaaggaaggcACCAATGtgcatggggggagagagaagcacCAGTAGGGGAGAAAGAGTGAGAGGAAAAAGAACCAACGGGGCTTGGGAGTGAAGAggaaagaggggagaggggagaggggagagaggaaggcacgtgtgtgtctgtatgttgaGGGGAAAGGATTTTTAAAGAGTGAGTTAACtagatggggggagggtgggggaggaggcagAGTCCAGGGAGAAAAAAGCACCCgtgggaagggaaggaaaagaaagagaaaaggactggtgttgcctctctttctcacccctTACTTCTTATtggtgcttccccccccccccctttctgtctTCCATTCCCCCTTACTGGTCCTTATCCCATGCCATGATGGAAGTAGAGGAGACAGCACCAGACAAGAGCAGTGCTCTCTCACACCTCCTGCCAGTAGAAGGCAAGACAGGAAGAGGGAAGAATGACACCAATGCTGAGTTCTGAGGCCACTGCAGGTGATGGGGCTACCATCAGGCATGGGGCCTTGGGTAGTTACCCTGATTCCCTCATGTCCCCAAGAATGGCTCTGCATCTGAGTACCGGCACCTTCCTTTCTAGAAAAAAACAGCACGGTGTGGAACCTTTCAAAAGAATGTGCACCGAACATTCCAGAAAGTACAGCCTAGGACCTGGAACCTTGGAGTCCTGTTAGAGATATTACCAGAACCACTCCATACTGCACAATACCAGTCCCGAAGTTAAAAGTATACTTGCAGCCTAGTTACTAAGCACTACAAAGAAAAGTATACAGCAACATTAGACAGGCTGGTCGGACCCCTGCATGGCAATATCCAGCACCATCATGCAAAAATGTTTGGGTCTGAGATTTGCTTTCACTCAGGTCAGTATTGAGAGAATTGCAAGCTCGGTATaagcagggagaggagggggaaggaagtaTGGATACCAGTCTCTAGCAAATCCCACTGGACCATGCCCTATAATGGGAGGCAAGGTTTCCAGAAGGACCCTGTGGTTTCACTGCCATGAGAAGGAAGGGGGTCACTGTAGCTCAGGCACTTTTGTGTTCCCAATTTTCATCTCACAGTGTGACAGGacgacatctgaagaagggaaacTACCTGTTCTGGAAAGCTCACGTGCTACAACTTCTTTGAATTGGTTTTATCGCAATCCAATAAAAGACATTAGCAACTGCAAAGGCTGAATTAAGATACAGAAAAGCTCAGGAGTCTCAGTCTATAAAGCCACAAATGAGGGGCCCTCAAATTCAGGTGATGGAAGACACAGTTCCCAGAGTCCTAAAGACATCAGCCCGTCCACTCACCTTCAGTGGCAGGGTAGGAGTCTGCGAGGAGGGTGAGCAGGGCCAGGAGGAGGCTGATgctggctgctgccttcatcgTGCTGTCCGGCGTGCAGTCTGAATCTCCAGCACTAAGCCAGCGCAGTATTTTAAGCGCtgcagagggagtgggaggggttGGCGGGGACTCTTATTTCATTCCATTCCACAATCAACCTCCTTCGGACACTTTTCTTGGCCTTCCTTTAAACCAGGAAGTGGGAGTTCCTGGAATGTCTTGCCCCGGAGATTTCTCAGCAGTGCCGGTCTGTTTTCTGAAAGGCAAGGCATCTGTAATACAAACCGAGCTAACCTAAAGGACAGAAACCAGTGCAGGAGCTACTTCCTTCCACATTGCTGCTAGTTTTCAGCAATCCTAGTGCAGTTTTAATTATTAAGAGTACAAGcaggaatttaatttaaaaaaaaagatttattactCGCATTATCTTAAATTCTGAGTTCCAAATAACAGATGTAAAATGCATTTAGATTTCACCTTATCACTGGAAGCCGAAGGCAAATTACTTTCAGATAAATTTCACTAGTACATATTGGTAAACATTACCAAACCAAACTGCCAAGGAATAAACCAAATAGGTCTGTTAAACAGTAAATGCCTTGGTAAACAGAACTGCTTTAAGATTCTTACAAAAATGTTTATAATCATATTCAGCCCTCaaagaggccaatgcaatatcatgcacgcaaaaaatgtgcgtccaacctaGATGCATGTTTTTTGAATGCGCGCTCTTGGGCGCTCGATGTAATACTCAAATGAGCTGGCACACCAAAAGGTACAGGCAAAGGATAAATTGTGCATATCTAGTGTGTCCAtggcatcgagcacccaggagaagtgactgtgcacaggtaaggaaaacagacactcaattttctgagcatctattttcctaacccatgcacagccatgggttaagaaaatggatgctcgtaaattaagcttcccttttcctaatctgattgctgacaagattttttttttcatgttgcagctttctgtggttcattCCTGCTTAGtatgcaatgatattaagtaggaggaaccccagaaaagctgtattttttgcTTCTCTGAGTAtggcttggggtgcctcaaaacttaacaccagctctgagctagtgttaatttttgaggattaaaatgtgtgcatcgggtacacatttttttttttttttttttttttacatcaggagaactagctaatagcctcatcaatatggtatttgcatgtgatgagcgctattagctatgcattggtatggacacgcattttggacgcgctaatcccgatattgcattgggcgtatatctagcgcgtccaaaatgtgcgtccagctGAGCATTTAGCAGCATGCTGAGCTCAGCACCAGATATTGTATCGGCCCCTAAGACTCAGGTAGTACACTATTCAGATCTTCTCTTTCTCAGATGATGgaattctgtttatttatttgatttatattcccccctttcggcacttcaaagcgcaTTGGCTCTGGAGAACATTGCAGTCCTTGTAGGTTATGATACTTTTAATTGGAATAACATAAGAATTATCAAAAAATGGTGTAACAGATGAACTTTCAAGATCACATTCTTCCTTGCTTCAGATAGTTCATGGAATGCAACATCCTTGGCTTATTCCAACATTGGCTCAATGAAAAGGCATCTCAACCCATCGACCTTATGAAGTTCTTTAAAGGGTTTGGTTAGACCATACAACAGAGGACTCCTAGGTCACTCTGAGATTGGCTCAGTATGCATTGTAGGAGAAAGGCATTTTCTGATTGCTTCCAAGCATTCCTGCTTAACATGCAGCCTTAACCTGCTATACCATATGATAGAGGTTacaaaacctgtcctggggaccctagccagtcaggttttcaggatatccacaatgactttgcatgagataaaatttgcattctatggaggcagtgcatgcaaatttagctcatgcatattcattggggattttctgaaaacccgactgactgggggTCCTcccagacaggtttgggaaccactgctatatGACACCTTCACAGAAGGCTCCTGAGTGCCACTATTGTGTGCCCCGTTCGCGTCCAGgccgcacacgggcctgctcacctctctggctcctcgtagtcaagttggcactccaagagtggcatccctggttggaaggggccctACACAAGTTTatcatcttcactgaccataagaaccttgagcaccttaaagaagctcaactcctgaatcctcgacaagcccgatggatgctcttctttgaacggttcaacTTCATTCTATGTTTCCGCCCAGGTTCCAAGAAACTGCATTGTCAAGATCATTCGAACCTGAAGATGTTCCTGAAGTCCCTACctacatcatagatcctgcctgcgtatcccttgccgtgaccactACAGATCCTACTGGAAAAAATCATCGATCCACGTAaattacgtgaacgagttctgaaatgggctcatgattccaagttggcaggacacccgggtcgtgCCAGTACCCTAGAGATGTTACAAAGACATTATTGGTgacccaacatggtgcaagactcccgAAACAATGTGGATTCGTGTCctgtctgtgcccaacagaagctgCCTACCAGAAAGCCTTGGGGCttactccaaccacttccagcacttaccgagccatggtccagcatttcaatggactttattacagacctgtctccatcccagaacaatacaataatctgggtcatcattgaccgtttttcgaagatgggtcactttattcccttgctggGCCTTCTGTTGGCCctagaattagccaagttgtttttgaaacacatttttcatctccatggactccccaagGCGATTACATCTGACCGAGGCCTCAGTTTGCTGCCAAGTACTGGCGCTCCCTATGtaaaaagtttaacattgccCTGAGtttcacatcggcctatcacccacagaccaatggtcaagctgaaaggaccaatcagaccTTAAAGACATTCCTCCGCTCCTAGgtgaatgatcagcaggacaaTTGGTCTGATCTAtttccctgggctgagctgtcgcacaatacccaAGTCACTGTGGCCACCGATGGTTCTCCATTCTCCATGGTATTCGGACGACAACCTCGGCTGCCTCTTCCAGTTcttctgactgttccttctccagcggtgcaatccatggcccacaccatttgtCAAGTGTGGAATCAAGTTAAAGAGCGCCTTTCCAGATGGCCGCTGACAAATGAATGGCTGACGCCGAGCTCCGGAGCTAAATTTCTATTTTTTGCTTATATTTCCTGAATACATATATTTACCTGAAAGCTTCGTTGGCAATATGCCCCACACAAAGTGTAAAGCAAAAATAAGAGAGATAACTTCGACTCTGATTCCAACTACAAGGCAGCCCTGGATCGAGGAAATCTTTGCCAGGCTGGTGCAAACGCTGCCTGAGGGAGGGGCCGCT
This genomic interval from Rhinatrema bivittatum chromosome 4, aRhiBiv1.1, whole genome shotgun sequence contains the following:
- the LOC115090416 gene encoding WAP four-disulfide core domain protein 18-like isoform X1 produces the protein MKAAASISLLLALLTLLADSYPATEEHPGVCPIPKDMELGNCDHRCKSDSDCAMHMKCCKTGCDGHLCQLPNVFIISYQVLIHKHKHLN
- the LOC115090416 gene encoding WAP four-disulfide core domain protein 18-like isoform X2; amino-acid sequence: MKAAASISLLLALLTLLADSYPATEEHPGVCPIPKDMELGNCDHRCKSDSDCAMHMKCCKTGCDGHLCQLPNGINP